TGCCCAGGTCTGCATGGTTTGTAGTTAGTTTTTAAATTGGGGTTCTATGTaaggtttgttttaaaaaatgtttgaaaatcacTGCCTTGGAATTTAATCCACACCCCTTCAGCATTTTTTCTCCCTGCATTTCTCCTTAGCTGCTAAAAGGGGCCCAACAAGTAAAGGGAGCAGGGACTTTTCCCCTTGCAGGAGTCACACCACTAAAGCCTGTGTTTACTAGCTTGCACTCACACTAAGCCTGCTTTCCTATCTGCAAAGCTAGATATGGGTGCCCTCATACTGGGGGATTCCTGTCTTCTAGCCTAGATAAGCCTGGATATCTGGACACCagacttttctttcttgatttggtTTGGCTAGTGACTTCCATCCTCCATTCCTGCAGTCACCTGGAAAACCACCTGAGCACCATGTGGAAAGAGAGGACTGTCCAAAACCAAGGCAGCAGTCCTCTCGACTATCCAGGGGATATACGGGCTGAGAGAGGGGCATGGAAGCACCCAAAGGGGTCAGGCCCTTGGGCTTCTCCACCTCTGGAAACTCTGCCTTGCCCCTTTCCTTAAAGTGCACTTCATACCAGATGGGGCATCAGAAAAGAAactcttggggaaaaaaataaattaaaaatgtataatgaGAAAAAGTCAGGCTCCAGCTTGAAAGGAAGGTATCTAGAGATAGATATTTTGCCAATGAACTGGAGGCCACCAAGCCAAATGGTGGCAAAGGGAGGAGCATGCAGCCAATATGGGACAAAGAGAGGAGTCTTGCTCATTGTATCAACCTGAGAGcactgtggcaaaaaaaaaaaaaaaaaaaaaaagtagggattTCCCAGCATGTCTGTTCATCCCTTAAACCCAAGGAATCAATAATTTCCACTACACAACTAAACTATCACCATTTGACAGACTGTTGGGAAGGTCTGCCTcctcaaattttcaaaatattttttatcgaCTCTGGGTTCTGTTTATGAGCTATAAGGTAGAGGATATTAAAAGGAGACCTGGAGAGAAAGGGAAGTGGTCCCTTGAGCAATCCCTGTTCTCAGTCCAGGGCAGAACAGGAAGAGGGAGGCAAAAAGCAGATGTTACAGGGTATAGGTGAATACCTGGCATCCCCTGGTTGGGGTGAGGGATGTATGAAGAAAATTACATGTATAATTTAGCAGCCCTTCCATTTTACACTCCCCTAGGCTGTGTatgagagaggagggaggaagagtcCATTTCTGTGTCTTCTTATGATGCTGAGACATTCTTCTGCTTAAGGCTTCATGTGCATacgtgtgtgtgcctgtgcatgGGTGTGTGCCTGCACGTGTGTGCACGCACACATGTGTGTGTAGGATCTCAGCCCACTAGctcccatttttccttttatcatctCCGTGACTAACACCACTCAGTGTGAGAGATgaataaatgagagagaaaggagaaacatTCACCCTCCTCCCTCTTACCCCAAAAAGAGAAGGATAGACTATGCttagaaattgctaaatacatctTCAGATACTTAGAGAGTAGgacaaagagagaagagagacatAGCAGCAGCTTTTGATATATAGATACAGAATACAAAGATATACAGAGTAAGAGAATAAGAGAAGACATCGAACATAGTACAGTTGAACAACAAGGGTTGGGGAGGGAGTTAGTATCAGAGACCACAGGTTTGCAGCATGCTGAGAGAAGAGGCCTCAGTCCCTCTTAGAAactgggaaagaaagagaaagagggtgtGAGGACCCACCTTGCAGCCCAGCCACTGGAAGAGCCTGTGCTGTTGGTTCCAAAGGAACAGGGTGGCATTTGTACCAACTTTGGCTTACAGTCCTGTTCCTTTAACACCAACACACAGATGCCCCACTCCCCGCCCCTGCTCCTCCATACCCACTGAAGTTGCTTTCCCTGttcttgtttctttgcttctCATGCCTTTCTGCTCCTGTGCCTGGCCTACCTCCTGGGAAAGCCCTGGAGAGGGCTCAGCTTGGATGCAGCCCAGCTAAGAGACAGGTCACGCTCTCTCATTTCTAGTTCTCTAAGGACCCACAGTGGACAGTAAAACAAGATCCCAGTGCCCAGTTCTGGGCCTAAAAGCAACCTTGGCGAGAAGCCCGATGACAATGCAAGAACAGGAGGGTGCCTGTTCTGCTAGAGGAGAGGACCTGGGAGAGGTGGAGAGGgagggctgggagctggggaggCAGCTGACTTCCAGCTCCACTGAGCAGGATGGGAGGGGAGTGCTGACACCGCAGCCAGAGGGACAAAAAATTCCTGGGGAATTTCCTAAAGCTTAATGGTGGCACACAGATATGAGGACAGGAGGAAACCAAACATCTCCTTTACTGGCGCTTTCTTAGTTCAGAAAAGACCTATCCACCCAACATTTTAGAGTGGAGGTGAAGGGAGGTTGAGAGGTCTCCTAGTATCCACCCTCTGTGACCCATGTGCTCACGGGTCTTCTTTTGACAAGTGGCAGTGACCCCTAGTGGCAGAAAGGTAGTACTATTGTGACAATAGCCAATGTAAAAGCATAAAGGCAAGAGAGGGCCCGTGTCCAGATGATGAGGGGCAGCACAGATGTCAGCCCTAGGAGGGAAGAGCAGGAGTTGAGGGGTAACTGGACAGTAACAGTTtggagatgttaaaaaaaaaaaaggcaggagaaCCAAAGAGGCCAAAGGGTGAGAAAGGAGGCGACCCGAGGCTGGTGGGAGGAAGCAGCCTGAAGCTACCTGAAAGTGCAGGTATGCAGCAGTCCCTGTGGGAGATTAGCTGGCTGCTGTCTCCTGGTGGAGAGGGAAAAGCTTGGCCTGGTCCTCAGCTTCGTAGCCGCATGGCAGGTCACTcctggagggagagaagagacccGCCACGATCAGGATCATGTCAACTCCACATCAATGAAAGCATTCCTGTCCCAGCCACTTTTCTCTAACAGCAATCCTGTGAGATAACCAACGGCAGGGAATATTCATGTTTTACAGGAAttctggaaaatttttgtttgagaaaaagctgcctttcccaaggtcacaaagttCCCAAAAGGTAGGCGAGAGACCCAGGTCGTTGGAGGTCCACAGCATTTTCTCCAGACCCTATATATGGAATAGGGAGAAGCCACAGAGGGGATTGGAGTTGGGGACAGTGTTGGGATGGTGTTCTACCAGAAGCAGGGGAGTGACTCAACACAGGGATGGGAGGAGCGGCTCtgattcctcctccttctcccgaAGATCCAGGGAACCTCTAAGCAAGGCACGAGGGAAATTTAATGATTGTTCCACCCAGAGAACCCAAGGGCAGGGGGACCAGTGTACCTATTGTCGTTGATATCTGTGGCATTTCCTGAAGAAAGAGCCACCGTTGAGAACACaggattagaaggaaaaaaaaaagaatggacatTAGAAACAGTCTCCCCAAACCCTCTCTCATCCTAATCCCTTAGAGAAAAAGGTACGACTTTGGAATGCAGCTATCATCTGGGACTGTTGCAGTCTATCCCCCACTACCCAAAGCTGCCTCATTATTTTGTCTGAGAAAAAGCTTCCCTGACCCCTCACCAAGTTGAGGTGAAGGGGATAGGAAGACAAGGGTGGGGGTAGGCAGAGATATCGGAGGAATCCACTTCTAAGAGAATCCGAGACCCTGAAGGGATGGGCAGTACTGAAGAGATAGGTACAGGGTCACTTAGTTTTCTTATACCTCTCGACTTGCCCCGGGGATCCCAGTGGCTGGATTACCCATCTTTTTCACTCACCGTTGTCCATGTTGGCCTTCTGGTAGGAAGCCAAGGGGCCTCCAGAAGACGTGGCCCCACTGCTGGTACAGGAGTTTGCAAAGCTGGATGGAGCAGAGGAGGAAGATACAGCCTCTGGCACCCACCTCCACTAACCACAGCCTTCCCACACTCACCCCCAGGGACTTAGGACCGCAAACCTAGCTTAGGCTGGGAGGGCAGATGCCTACCTTCTCATCAGAGATGCGTGTATGAAGTCAAGAAGGAATTGGAAATGAAGCCACTTAGGAAAATCATTAAGTCTCACCCAATAATTGACCAACCCTATACCTTATAGGGTCCAGAGAGCCCTGGGTTGGGACTCCAGCCCGTGCCCGTGGTCACTCACTACATATCTGAGGTGGAGCTAGGTGCGGCCTGCAGGTACAAATTCTGGTAGTTCTGGAAGAGGCTGTTGGTGTAGCTGATGCACTCAGGGCTCCGTGTTCCATAGGGGTTGGTGGGTGAAGATGCTGGGTAGTGGCCAGGCCGGACAGGTTTGGCTGTGgttgagaaaggaaaatgactTTGAGGGAAGTCTGTCCTGCTCCCCGAGGTCATCCAGCTATGGTTGAACTGAGTTGCTTATAAGATAATTcacttttatactttttttgggggggtggatGGATTTGAGCCTGAGGGTGGGGATGGGTAAGAAGCAATAATCTAGTTGCTTGGCACTTAGAAATTTGTAGAGTTTGCTCCAGGTGATAACCCCATCTTgcctacagacacacacacacacacacacactcacttacTCACCAATCTGGGCAGAATGGCCCCGCTTGCCCGAACTCTTGTAGCGGACGGCCTCCTTAATACGGTCCACCTCCTGCTGGTACCGGCGCTTGTCCTTCATCGCACCCTCCTTGGCCTCCTTCAGTGCACCCTCCAGGGCCTTAACTCTCTCAGCTGTAGCCCTAAGTCGTTTTTCCAGCTTAGGAAGCTCACAACGCAGATCTGCATTGTCACGTACCAGCTGTGGGACAAGCCGCagggaaggggcagaaggaaaggCCAGCGACCCAGTCGGAGCCCCCCcatgggaggtggggagagaggaaCAAGAAAGATCAagagtcagagaagatgcttcaTTAAAAGATCTCATTCCGTTTACCTATGAGCTGTTTTGTtcgtttctttccttttccctgaagGACTAGTGGCCAGGCATTAAAAAGTGACATCATCTGGGCGGCAAAACCTGCTGTTGCCACGGAAGCCCAGAACTCTTGTGACAGCGTCCTGTCCCAGTCTCCTTTTGGCCTCAAGCCACCCCTTTTATCTCACAGCTTGTGCCATCCCAGGAGCCCCAGGGCAACCATGGGGACCTCACACCCCCTCACCCAGAGACAGCTTTGTGGGCATGCACCGTGGGGGGCAGCAAATGCACAACAGCAGTTTTGAGGGCGGACGTGGCATTGAGGAAATGAGTACGGGTTAGGAGCAGTGCAGAGCAGGAGCCGAAGCTGGAAAAGAGgagccctccccacccctccctacacagacacacagctccctcccctccataggaaggaaagaaaatgtttgaGGTCTCACAGCCTTGTGCTTGTTACCTTCACATTCAAGTATTTCCTAGGCTCTCCCTCCCCCATCTAAATAAAGTTAGCATGTGGGAGCAACCACCTTGCAACCAGAAAAGACTCGACTCCCCGATCTTTTTTACAGGGTTCCACTAGAGAGATTGCAAAAGAAGCAGGGCCTTGGAAGCTATCAGGTAAATCAGCAGAGCGGGGAACACTGGGGGAAAGGAGCAGAAGCTAGAAATAATTTCCCATGCAGCTTTAATTCTGGACAATTACAAAGTATAGCAATGTTTTGCTGTGACAGtagtttcttttaatttgtaatagGACTAGCTCTGACTACAGAGATTCTGTCAACTGAGAAGTTTCTACATCactctcctttccctttctaGTCTTGTGTCTGCTGAGGCGGGGAATTGTGAGTCCTCTATTAATTCTGTAGTGAGCAGAGGTGGTCTTTAGGACTTAGAGCAGAGGCAGAAGCTTCagtgagggagaagaaaacagcCTGTGGTTTCCCAGAGGACATGTTCCCTTAAAAGCAATATGCATTTGGATAGAGAGGgaaagtgaaattaaaataaatggcagaattgATTACAGGTATTTCCCCTCTGTCTTTCAACTTTTTGGTAATACCATTATACTTCATAATAAGCAAAGGCAAAAAGATTGTAGTAACACCCTCTGTGGGgccaaataaaacaaataaatattgcaGATTCTAATTGAGCCACAGGTCTGGGATtgttcccatttaaaaaaaaaaaagagggtgatGTACTGAGTATTTACTACATATGCTGAACATTGCACGGGGAGGAAAAGAAGTTTAAACTGTAGGAAAGCAAGAAAATGTGTTTAACTGGAATTTTAAGGTGGATTTGAGAGGAAGGGAATGAGGTTCAGGTTAGGATTCACTTTATAATTAGGTAAAAGAGCCAGTTGACAGACTGTTGAgcctgtcttcaaggttcagatATTTGGCACTAGGGAGAGTGCTTCTGCTCTGTACGCACCAAACATTTCCTGTCCTGGCTCCTTTGGATGGCCCCTTCTACCTCCCCACCCCATACCTTGGAAACCCAGTCATCCACCTAAGGAACCGCAGCAGCAAGGAGGGGGACAGAGAGGCAGCAACTTAATACACAGGAGTTTTGACTGGCCCCAACCAGGGGCTGAGGGGCCACCTAGAGGACATAATTTCATCTCCATGCATGCCTGCCCCAGCCCAGGCAAATGGAGTTCCTTCTCTGACAGAAAGTCCACCTTCCCTTGCACCATGCCTGCCTGCCTTCCATCTCTGGCTAAAGTCTGGCCAGAATCCCTCTTATACATATAGTCACAGCCCCATGCCTCGCAAACCTCTGTCAGTGTCAACCTCTCCCTCCAAGGTAGGGCTGGGGAATTTCATTTCTAGCAGAGGTGGGTTGAGAGCTTTGAGAAGGGAAAAACAGGCATGGGAGAAAGAATAAGGTAAAACTGGaactaaatattatataaataaggGGTTAGTAGGGAAAGTAAAAGGGACAAGTAAGGAAAACATGCAACTAGACTTTCCTAAATCCAAGGGGCCTCTGAGGATTTGGGTATACTGGGTACCTGGCTTCAAGAATTCTCTTCACCTCTTTTCTGACTCTCACCTGTTTGTGAACCTTTGTAAGCTGTTCCAGGTTGTTCTCAAGAAAGGAAATCTTCTGCTTTTGGGAGTGAATCCCCCCACTGTCCTCGGGCTCCATTTCTGCACTCTGATGTAGATAAAGAGGAAGAGACGTGACTGTCTGGAGGCCAAGCCCACAGAGGTCTCACCCAGGGCAGCGGGTAGAGGGGATAGAGAAGCACTGAGGATGGGAGGGGAAGGTAGGGGCTGAGAAGACAACCAGGATGACACTCACTTTCTTGACTCGAGTCGTGACGTCTTGAACGAACAGCTTGCGAAGGTTGTGGAGGGTCTGGAGTTCCCGGGCCTGGAAAGAAGGATGGAAAGTTAGTGCCAGTCAAGGTCAACGTTCTCCCTCCAAAACTACCGTCACTTTCTGCCTACATAACCAGGCGAGTCACTCATCCTTTAGGAAAAGATAAGTCTTGATATGTCACAGGACTAACTGACTAATTTGTGTGAAGTACCAGAGGAATGGGTTAGGAAATCGGGGGACAGAAATGAAACTCCCCCACCCTATTAACTTAGCATGGGAGGAAACCACTCACAACGGTCTCCTCCAGACCCTTGAGGTCCTGCTTGGACTGCTCGTGTCGCTCGTACAGAAATCTACAGCAACAGAAAtaaggagagaaacagaaaaatccttcaggattctttctttccttcctccttccctccctccacaccttttatttcatttaattatttatttatttattatacaaGTTACCCATGTTCAGTGTGcaaaaattagaggaaaaaagaaatatgtaaaataagggGTTTTTTTTAAAGCCCACGATTCTACCAAATAGGGGTGGAAACACATGAGCATGTCAGTGTCCATCTTTGAGGCTATTTTTTGAATGCATCTGTATTCACATGTAAATTTTTATGGGATCATTCATGCTGTTTCATAAACTGCTCTTTATACTTGGCAGAACATCACAgacatctttccatgtcagtcAGTACTCAACAGGGGTTATTTCTgatagtcttttttttcccccttctccaCTCCACCAAATCATTCTTTTGAGGCATTTGCTTCATGTGAATCACCATACTCACATCTACATGTGCATCCTGCCTGTGCACATGTGACTGAGTAGCAGCCCCGAGCCTGTATGGCCGTGAGTTTCAGGGGGGCTCTGTCACTCACGTCAGCTCCTGGAGTTTGGTGCTCTTCTCATGTTCTTCGTTCTTCAGCTTCTCGTAGTCAGCCTGAAGCTTCTCTAGCTCTAGCTGGAGCTTCTGATTCAGGCTACCAAGGGTAAGGAGttattggggagaaaaaaaaaaaagatgtcgaTGAGGGGAAAAGGGAAACCAGCTCCTCAAACATGCTCCCCCTCCATGTACAAGCAAGTGCAGTTGGAACTGATGTGTCTCCCTTTGGATATGAGAGGCAGACAGGTTAGAGTCCCCGTGATGGAGTAAGGAACACTGATTATCTAATCCTATGGGCCTCAAGGATAGTCTCCTGAAGATGCTCTGCTAAGTTGCATCATTGTTGAAGGAAAGACACATGGAAGTAAAAGAACTGGATCTGAGGCCCAAGAGGGAGCATTTGAGTGAGCCCAGCAAGGTGAGAGGATGGGGAAGAGAGTGGGGAGCCCTTACTCTTTGAGCTCATCAATGGTCTTCTGTTTCTCGTTGATCTCATCCCGGAGCCGGGCCAGCTGCCGGTGATGGGCCTCACGGTGACTCTCCATCTGCACTTCCAGAGCCTTCTGCAAACAACCCCACCCTGAGCTCCAAGCCAGACTCCCAGACACCAGTTCTGTGAGGCTAGGCCCCAATCGTCCCCCACACCCTCCCCACTCACCTTCACTTCATCTGCATCCTGTGTGTCTGGCTCCTTATCCTTTAAGGCTACTTCATTCACAGTTTCTGAGGGAAAGAGGGGAAGACATAGTATCACATGTGCCTCCTTCAGAAAGAACTTCTCCCTACATTGAGACAAGAGCTCCAGGCAGGGCAGGGGACGTCCACACCGAATGGGCCCACAGGGATGTTTTTCTGGGTTAGGGTAATCCAATTGGATGTAGCAGGGACAGAAAGCAATGGGGGGCTGGGTTCTCTGTGATGTAAGCTCAGGGTTCATGTAATATTATCTACATGCAACTTGGCTAAAGAGCATGTGAGTTGGCATCTGTGATTTCAGGTTGATGCTTGGGTGACCAAGTTAGCAGGCAGTTTCTTTTGATGTTTGTCAGTTAGTTTCCCTTTCTGTCCCCTCTGGGATCTCAGATTCCAGGATGGGTGAGATGGAGGTTTAAGAAGGTCTCACCCTGGGCCTGGAGCTTGGCCAGCTCATCACTCAAGGAGTCATAGGACTCTTCCAGGTGCCGCTTCTTTAGCTCCACACTCTGCATGTATTCTGTAAGCGAGCGGATCTTGGCCTCATGCTGGtagggaagaggagagaggaggaagatggATGGAGCAAAGGACACAACTCCTGGCTGTGTAGACCTCCATAAATTCCCTTCTGCCCTCCACCCCTACTATGCCTTCCCTAGGGATGGAGGGTAGAGGTCCATTCCTCTGGAGACCCTTCCTTTAGGTCCTCTTGGCTCAGAGGATAGTACATCCCTGAGCCTTTCCTTCTCCAGCCTGGACCCTCCCCCCTGCCACCCAAGCTCTTCTCCTGTCCTCGATTTCAGTTAACCATAGAATTTTGACATGAAGATGAGTTTTGGGACTTCCATCCCATAACCACAGAGGCAGCCCTCTTTCTCCCATAGCAGCCAAAGGCTCTTGACCTCAGGCTCTCACCTGGGAGATGAGCAGCTGGCAGGATGAGAGCTCCCGCCCAGTCACTTCCATCTTGCGATGACATTCAACCTGGAGGTTCTCCAGCTGCCGGCACCGCTTGACCACAGACTTGACTTCGGATTTGATTTTGCTGATGTAGAGTCGAGCCACAGTGAACTCCTCTTCAATGGCCCCACTGATCTCCACTGGCTGTGGGTGGGCAAAAAAGGGAATAGATGCTTCTCTGCTGCAGGGAAGTCTTTAATCCATTCCCTTCCACTTTCtgtgcaacacacacacacacacacacacacacacacacacaaggactCAGAAGGGATGGGTATTTTCTGATTAACCCTATCACCTGGCATTTCACACATTtcacaaacatgtttttaatcttgatCTGTGTCTCTGTAGCTGTTTGAACCCATTGAAAATAGGACCTTTAGAAGATGTTATATTTTAGTTAAGGTACAGCAAATAGAACTAGGGGAgacttaatccagattactggaggccttataaagagaacccatagaagccagaaaggaaggacattgccatgtgatgggaaagccaaggaaccccaaggatcaccggcagccagcatCAAAACACTACAGTCTTCGGAGAGAAAGCAGTCCTTGCCAatatctagattttggacttcttctagccttaAAACCAGGAGCTCATAAATTCCAGCTCCCACTGGACCTTCTCGTTGTCTCCTCGAGTGGATACCAGCAGCTTCAATGAAAGTGAGTCTGGTGAGGGAGCTTGCTTTCTTGGCCAGTTTCATGGCTCCTTGGTCTGGGGAGGCTGAAACCCCCACCCAGGTATAGCAAGAGTTAAGAGAAAAGGGGACTTAGGCTTCATGGAAATAGGgaaactaaaggaaattaaacCCAGAATGCAGAAGCACCGTGATACTACAATATGTGCTATACGAGCTTGTggcatttgtgatagcagctcaggcaaactaagacaacatcTAAATTCCTTTATCTGCATTTTAGCATCCAATTCCAACAGTCCACCCCTTCCATTTTTACAAAGGAGTAGGATTTTCTTTTGTAGCCAAACTGATCTGCTTGATCCCCCAGCTGGGTCATTCCCACTTCCACATATCTGCATATGTCATTTCTGACTCAGTGCCTCCATCTCTAAATTCTACTACAAGCACATCTCGATTGCTTCTTTATTCCACACCCTTTAGAATGTGGATTCTCAGTTGAGTCTATGCAAACCTCTACTTGTTTTCCTGGGTCTAGTTTGAGGGCATGTTTCCTGGATCTCAGGCCTACCTTTTTCAGTCTACCTTAGGGCCTGGATTATTTCCTTGCATCTCCCACCAGTGCCCAGAACAAGAATGATCTGCACAAGGCCACTGCCGCCTACCTCACTCACCAGCTTAATCTCTCCGTTGCCCACGATGACACTGAACTCACTCAGGTCCTTCATCAGCCCGTTCAGCACCTCAGCAATTCGTTTTCGCTGGTGTCCACTGACTTCCTGTAGCCGCTGCAGCTCAGACTCCAGGGACAGCATGGTGGCCTGGGGACAGACCCTGGATCATTCCCACTGCCATCTTCCAGCTCCCCTTCCCAGCCCAGGCAGAAGTTTCTCCCTCTGTGTATGACCTAAGGGCTGTTATGGAGAAGTACCTGGAAGCAAGAGGGGCCAGGGCCCTGCAGAAGGGTCTGGAAGTGAGAGGGGCCCAGGGAGCAAAGTGCAGTGACAGAGTAGGGGAGGGTCTCATGACACACTGACAGTGAGCAAAGGTGCAAATGCGACACAGCCCTGTAAGGATGTGGAAGTCCCTTTGGACATAGAAAATGTTCTGAGGACAGGGAGCTGTTGGACCTCTAGTAGGCCACTCACCACCTTCTGAGACAGCTCATCCACCAGCAGCTGGTTCTGCTGACTCTTTTCCTCCACCTCCTGGGACTTCTGGTCGTAGTTGACTGCCAGCTCCTCCAGTGCCTGCAGCACTTCCTTCACCTCGTCCTTAGCAGCATCGTTCTCTGATTGCAGGTGGCTGAGCTCCCGCTGGACCTTCTCGTTGTCTCCTCGAGTGGATACCAGCAGCTTCAATGAAAGTGAGTCTGGTGAGGGAGCTTGCTTTCTTGGCCAGTTTCATGGCCCCTTGGTCTGGGGAGGCTGAAACCCCTGCCCAGGTATAGCAAGAGTTAAGAGAAAAGGGGACTTAGGCTTCATGGAAATAGGgaaactaaaggaaattaaactCAGAATGCAGAAGCACCGTGATACTACAATCTGTGCTACATGAAAAGCCCCAATTAGCTTCCCAGACTCCTGATGTTTTGAGGGGTGACTAACCCTTAAGCAGAATGCCTCTTCTTCCATCCCTTTCAGGGATGAACACGAACCCCTTTTCCCTTATGTCCTGTGTGCCTTCCCATTACCTCCTCCTGGTCCAGCATTTGCTGCTTCAGCTTCTCTATGAGTTGGCTCTGCTGGTTGATCTCATCATCCTattggaggggagggggaaggtcAGAGTGAAAGGAAGCTATGCTGCCAGTTTAGAGTTATGGGGGGAGAACAGAGATAGGAGCCTGATAAAAATCCAGAGAGTTTAGGCTTTGAGTTAGAAGCCCCCATCCCCTAAAAAGAGGTCTTTCCTCTgcttctttcctctccctcctgcccccacctttaaattcttttcttcctaaAAGTTATACCAACTTGGTTGTAACAACCTTGACAATATATACCAAGAGCCTTTAAATGCTCATATCCTTTAACCCAGCTCTAACCGCTATTCTAATCAAGTCATCCAAGAAGCAAAGTATTATACATAAGAGGCAAAGATGTCCATTTCAGTTATTGataatagcaaaacaaaacaaaaacaaagactggAAACCCTGTAATAACTGAATGGTTAAATACATTTTGATAAATGGGCTAACAAGCAgccattaaaaaatacttttatgaaaagctgttaatatatatatataatacttcAATTGCATGATATATGcacagagaaaagcaaaatgtcCTGTTATCTTTAAATGGTGGGATGTGGGATGGTGAGTGATTTGaactttcttctttatatttgtatCCATTTTCCACATTTTCAATAATGAACATCTATCACTTTTAACATCAGAAAAAAAGGCAGCCTAAGTTCCCTTTCTGAGTCCCTCACCTCCCTTCCCACGGGGCCCAGCCCTGCGCCCCCCCCTGGCGGCCCTCGCCTTGTCGTCGAGCTGCTTGTAGAGGCGGCGGATCTCCTCCTCGTACTTCTGCCGCTCTTCCGGCGCGATGCGCACCACGATGGACGAGTTGTCGTTCACAGGGGTCTCCTCACAGAGCTCCGCTCCCAGGGCCGCGTCCTCCCCGGCCAGGCGCTCCGTCTCAGGCACGTTTTCTCCTGGCCAAGGGGCAGAACAAGGTGAGGGatgggagaggagagagctgcatccatgactcctccctccctcctcagccAAGCCAAGATCTCCAGCTCCTCCATCTCTCCTGCCAAGGGGCCCTTCAACCGTTTAAGAGGCTCGCCAgccccctccacccctcccctcaaGACCTTCCATAAACACAGCCCGGCTTCTTGGAGACTGGCCTGACCTTACACATCACCCCAGGTGGGGCCCTCCCTggcccctctgccccctcccctcgcGCAGCCTCGCGCTCCCACCGCTCCCCTCCCTAACCATTGCGCCACCGGCTCAGCTCAGCCTCCAGCTTTGTAATCGTCTCTTTCTGAGCCtttgtcttctccttctccttctcataTTTCTTCTTCCACTGCTCAGCAGTCAGCTCCAGATTCACTGAAGCAGTGTTCTTAATGGTCTTTGCCCTGagtggggagaagaggaagaaagagaggagaacGACATTAAGGCTTGGCTGACACTGAGGGGAGAGAGCCGCGCCCCAGGGATCCCGTGGGGACCCTGCCACTGACCGCTGCCCAAACATCAGGGTGGACTTGGTCTCCGCATCGTTGTAACTGGACGGCGAGCAGCAGATG
Above is a window of Choloepus didactylus isolate mChoDid1 chromosome 8, mChoDid1.pri, whole genome shotgun sequence DNA encoding:
- the KIF5A gene encoding kinesin heavy chain isoform X1, which encodes MAETNNECSIKVLCRFRPLNQAEVLRGDKFIPIFQGDDSVVIGGKPYVFDRVFPPNTTQEQVYHACAMQIVKDVLAGYNGTIFAYGQTSSGKTHTMEGKLHDPQLMGIIPRIARDIFNHIYSMDENLEFHIKVSYFEIYLDKIRDLLDVTKTNLSVHEDKNRVPFVKGCTERFVSSPEEILDVIDEGKSNRHVAVTNMNEHSSRSHSIFLINIKQENMETEQKLSGKLYLVDLAGSEKVSKTGAEGAVLDEAKNINKSLSALGNVISALAEGTKSYVPYRDSKMTRILQDSLGGNCRTTMFICCSPSSYNDAETKSTLMFGQRAKTIKNTASVNLELTAEQWKKKYEKEKEKTKAQKETITKLEAELSRWRNGENVPETERLAGEDAALGAELCEETPVNDNSSIVVRIAPEERQKYEEEIRRLYKQLDDKDDEINQQSQLIEKLKQQMLDQEELLVSTRGDNEKVQRELSHLQSENDAAKDEVKEVLQALEELAVNYDQKSQEVEEKSQQNQLLVDELSQKVATMLSLESELQRLQEVSGHQRKRIAEVLNGLMKDLSEFSVIVGNGEIKLVSEPVEISGAIEEEFTVARLYISKIKSEVKSVVKRCRQLENLQVECHRKMEVTGRELSSCQLLISQHEAKIRSLTEYMQSVELKKRHLEESYDSLSDELAKLQAQETVNEVALKDKEPDTQDADEVKALEVQMESHREAHHRQLARLRDEINEKQKTIDELKDLNQKLQLELEKLQADYEKLKNEEHEKSTKLQELTFLYERHEQSKQDLKGLEETVARELQTLHNLRKLFVQDVTTRVKKSAEMEPEDSGGIHSQKQKISFLENNLEQLTKVHKQVDDWVSKLVRDNADLRCELPKLEKRLRATAERVKALEGALKEAKEGAMKDKRRYQQEVDRIKEAVRYKSSGKRGHSAQIAKPVRPGHYPASSPTNPYGTRSPECISYTNSLFQNYQNLYLQAAPSSTSDMYFANSCTSSGATSSGGPLASYQKANMDNGNATDINDNRSDLPCGYEAEDQAKLFPLHQETAAS
- the KIF5A gene encoding kinesin heavy chain isoform X3 yields the protein MAETNNECSIKVLCRFRPLNQAEVLRGDKFIPIFQGDDSVVIGGKPYVFDRVFPPNTTQEQVYHACAMQIVKDVLAGYNGTIFAYGQTSSGKTHTMEGKLHDPQLMGIIPRIARDIFNHIYSMDENLEFHIKVSYFEIYLDKIRDLLDVTKTNLSVHEDKNRVPFVKGCTERFVSSPEEILDVIDEGKSNRHVAVTNMNEHSSRSHSIFLINIKQENMETEQKLSGKLYLVDLAGSEKVSKTGAEGAVLDEAKNINKSLSALGNVISALAEGTKSYVPYRDSKMTRILQDSLGGNCRTTMFICCSPSSYNDAETKSTLMFGQRAKTIKNTASVNLELTAEQWKKKYEKEKEKTKAQKETITKLEAELSRWRNGENVPETERLAGEDAALGAELCEETPVNDNSSIVVRIAPEERQKYEEEIRRLYKQLDDKDDEINQQSQLIEKLKQQMLDQEELLVSTRGDNEKVQRELSHLQSENDAAKDEVKEVLQALEELAVNYDQKSQEVEEKSQQNQLLVDELSQKVATMLSLESELQRLQEVSGHQRKRIAEVLNGLMKDLSEFSVIVGNGEIKLVSEPVEISGAIEEEFTVARLYISKIKSEVKSVVKRCRQLENLQVECHRKMEVTGRELSSCQLLISQHEAKIRSLTEYMQSVELKKRHLEESYDSLSDELAKLQAQETVNEVALKDKEPDTQDADEVKKALEVQMESHREAHHRQLARLRDEINEKQKTIDELKDLNQKLQLELEKLQADYEKLKNEEHEKSTKLQELTFLYERHEQSKQDLKGLEETVARELQTLHNLRKLFVQDVTTRVKKSAEMEPEDSGGIHSQKQKISFLENNLEQLTKVHKQLVRDNADLRCELPKLEKRLRATAERVKALEGALKEAKEGAMKDKRRYQQEVDRIKEAVRYKSSGKRGHSAQIAKPVRPGHYPASSPTNPYGTRSPECISYTNSLFQNYQNLYLQAAPSSTSDMYFANSCTSSGATSSGGPLASYQKANMDNGNATDINDNRSDLPCGYEAEDQAKLFPLHQETAAS